GAAAACAGCCTGGAATGTTATCTGCTATTGGTAGCTAATCATGGCATCTTTCCTCAGGTAAATGAAGCTGTGTCCAACTTATTGTTTAGTAGCGTACAATTGGGTGAGCTAGGTAGCCTTCGCCTGGGCGCTCCGGCTGAGGTCGCTCATAACCCATCCATAGAAGAGCATCAGCTTAAGCTCTTTCTCAATGTAGACGAGATTAGCCTTGACATCCCACCATTTGAAATCAGTGAATCCAGTAGTGAGTCTCCTGAAATTGTCAGGACAACGAAGAGCAGGCTAAGAAATGGGCCCGCTCATATTACCGTTGCCCTTTCTGAGAACCTGTTTCAGCGGGTCTTCGCTCATGTGCGCGACAGCCCCAGCTTTCACATTAGCGGAGAGCGTACTATTGCCGATGGTGGACTGGGCAAAGTAGTAGCTGATTTTGATATCCGCTTTCACCTACAAAATGGGCAGCTTACTTTTAATAACAACAACACCATCAAAATTGATGAGCTGGATATTAAATGGGACAAACTGAGCATTCGCTTTAAATTTGATATTAACGAAATCTGCACACCTCGGGTGTGTATACCTTTTACGAACATATGTACTCCGCAATGGTGTATTTTTGAGAGTGACTCCGATTTTGAGATACCTTTGAATATACCCGCTATTTTTACTTCTGAGCTAAGCCTGACAGTAAGCCCCAAAGTATACTATGGCACTTCTCCTGTCAATCAGTGGCTGGTATATCTGGAGGCCGGGCCTATAGATATAGACCTGATAGATGTATCTGATACCATTGGTGATCTTTTGGATAATGCCATAGCCACCATAGTAGACGCATTGGGCCTACCAGACTTTGTAGAAGATATACTGGGCGTATTTGCCGATGTCATTAGAACATTGCTGGATATTAGTGATGATGCGGGAGAGTGGATCGCAGATCTGGTCTTTAATACCTTCGGTATAAGCTTTGGCATCAGTGAGTTGCTGGCAGGTAAGCTACTGGACAAAACACCTATCCTGAAGCTTCCGGACCCCTTGGTGGTAATGCCGGAAGAGACCGGCCCACCTTTACTCAATGCGGTAGGTATCCCTATTGAGTTCCTTAGTGCAGAGGTTAATACAGATGAAATGGTATTGAGTATAGACATTAAAGAATAAAGCTATGCGACTTAAAATAAACCGAGCCTTACTTACCCGGCAGCAGTACGAGAGTGCCGCAATTAGCCCTCTGGTATCTGTTGTCCATAAGTTTACAGAAGCAGGGCATTACAAACTGATGGTGCTGGCTGGTAATGAGCTAAACCGGGTAGGCATCATTGATCTGGAAGTTAATGAAAATGCTGCGCCCAGCCAGCAGAACATCAATCTGGAAGCTGTAGCTAAAGAAAAGTTTTCTAAAGCCAACCTTATTGCTTTCCGAGTGCATCCTTCCAAAGCCGTTGTGTTTTATGCTTCTTCTGGTACACAGCAGTACAGTGTGCTTGCCTATAAAATGGATAAAGGAGAGGAGGTAAGAGTATTTGACAGCCGTCAGCTACAGGAGGGAGACTTTTTTGTCGCTAACCCATTGGCTAGTGGAGTTTATCAGTTTTCTTCCAGCAGTGGCGCCAAAGGAGAGCTGAGCATCAAACGCAAAGTAGGTAGGGCCTTGCCCAGCCAGGGTGTGGTGATAGAGTGTACGGATAAAGCTTTTAGTCCTAATAAGGTGGAAAGCGAATTTCTACAACCTATCTTCTTTATGATAAAGACCAAAAAGCCGGTACGTATTAGTATGCAGTTCGTCAAACGTTTGGAAGAAAACAAACCCAGACGGACTGTACGAAAGAAAAAGAAAAAGTAAATGAGTATTATTCAATGCCCCTGACTGTGCTCACGCCTGGTTCGGGGGCTATTTACTTCTATCCCCTCTTAGTAGTATAAATACCCTATGGCATCGTAGGCTTAATCTGTATATTTGTGGTTTAACCAATCTTAAGCCAGGAATGAAATTGATGCTACACACCTTATCTTTTCTTTTGTTCTTTCTGCTAAGCTTGCCAATAGCTTTACAAGCACAGAAGAAATCACTTAACCACGAGGTATATGATGAGTGGGAATCTATTGATGCCGCGGATATCTCTAACAACGGACAGTATGTGCTCTACGAAATTAATCCCGAGCAGGGCGATGGCGTACTGCATCTGCGCAATATGAAAAAAGATGAACTGAGCCATTATGCAAGAGGTACTAAAGCTGCTTTTACTTATAATAATGGGTTTGCTGTTTTTCATGTGCAGCCCCAATACGATAGCCTGCATCAGGCAAAGCTGGATGAGGTGAAAGAGGAAAAGCTTCCTAAAGATTCGCTATTTGTTCTTAAGCTAAACGATAATCAGCTATATACTCATGAGCGGGTAAAATCATACAAGCTGCCCAAAAAGGCAGAAGGCTGGCTGGCTTTTATGCTGGAAGAGAAAGTGGCTGAAGGAGATACGCTACAGGCAGATAGTACGGCAGCCGAAGATGGCCTGATGGCAAGCATGGCAAAAGGTAAAGACAAGCCCGAAGGCAATGAGCTAGTCATCCTGAAGCTGGAAAGTATGGAGGAGCAGCGCTTCGCGCAGGTAGGGGAGTATCTGATCTCTGAAAATGGAAGCCGAATTATTTTCAGCACTTTCAAAGACTCTACTCAGAGTGCCGGAGTCTTTGCTTTTGATACCCAAAGCGAAAGCCTGAGTGTGCTGGACAGCGGAAAAATTAGCTATCAGCAGCTAGCCCTTAGCAAAGATGGAGCAAAGGCCGCCTTTTTAGCCAGTGAAGACAGCCTGAAAGCAGAAGAGAGATACTTCAGCTTATACCTCTATGATAATGATATAAAGCTGGTAGCCGATACTTTAAGCGATGGCTTGCCCCAGGGCTGGATGCCCAGCGAACATCGTATGCCTTTCTTTTCTGAGCAGGGCGATAAGCTCTTTTTCGGTACGGCCCCTCGCCCACAGAAGTATGCCTACGAAGAAGATAGCACCTTGCTGGACGATGAGCGTGTAAAAGTAGATATATGGTCATGGCAAGACCCGCTCATACAGCCTATGCAAAAGCTACAGGCTGAGGAAGAGAAAAAGCGTAGCTTTCTGGCGCTGTACAAAACAGAAGATGAGGAAGTACTACAATTGGCAGATGAGGAGATGCCTGAAGTACGCTTTGATCCCGAAAAGCGACTGCCTTATGCCCTGGGCTTTAGCGACCTGCCTTATCAGCAGCAGATGTCATGGGAGTACCCTTTCCGTAGAGATGTTTACCTGCTGAACCTGGAAGATGGCAGTAAAAAACTCATTGTAAGCGCTACCCACGGCTACCCTTCATTATCACCAGGGGCTACTTATGCCTACTGGTATGAGGCTGCCGATAGCAGCTGGCTAGCCTATGAGATCAGTAGTGGAAAAACGATTGAGCTAACCCAAGGTATAAACGTGAACTTTTATAATGAGCTGCACGATACCCCATCTTTACCAGGAAGCTATGGCTCCGCCGGATGGACTGATGGTGATGAGCACTTTCTGGTATATGACTATTACGATATCTGGAAGATTAACCCTCAAGACCAGTCTGCCAGCAACCTGACCGATGGCTATGGCAGAGCTCATGAGCTGGCCCTTCGTTATCAGCAGCTGGACCCTGAAGCCTACTTTATTCCCGCTAATGATGAAATACTGCTGGAAGCTTTTGACCGACAGTCTAAGCAGAGCGGCTTTTACCAGGAGCATACGGGCAGGAAGCGTGAACCACAGCCGCTGCTTATGGATGATTATGCTTTTCGCTTTGTGCAAAAGGCTAAAAACGATGATGCCTTACTATTTCGCAAGTCCAGCTTTCAGGAGTTTCCAGACTTATGGCATACAGGCCTTAACTTCAAAAATCCTGAGCAGTTGAGCCATGCTAACCCTCAGCAGAAGGACTATCTCTGGGGTTCTGTAGAGCTGGTCTCCTGGGTGTCTTCTGATGGAGTACCTCTGGATGGTATGCTGTACAAGCCGGAAAATTTTGATCCTGACAAACAGTACCCTATGATCGTCTATTTTTATGAAAGAAATTCCGACAACCTGCACCGCCACTGGGCTCCGGAAGCACATCGTTCTATCATCAATTTTACATTTTATACCAGCAGGGGCTATCTGGTATTTGTTCCTGATATCGTATATAAAGAAGGATACCCGGGAGAGAGCGCACTCAATGCAGTAGTTTCCGGTACGCTACATATCGCTGACAAAGGCTTTGTAGATAGAGCGCGCATTGGCCTTCAGGGACATAGCTGGGGAGGTTATCAGGTGGCTTATCTGGTAACCCAAACTAATATGTTCAGGGCAGCGGAATCTGGTGCACCGGTGGTAAATATGACTTCAGCTTACGGAGGTATTCGCTGGGGATCGGGCATGAGCCGTATGTTTCAGTATGAGCGTACACAAAGCCGTATTGGCGGCACCCTATGGGAGTACCCGATACGCTATATAGAAAATTCCCCTCTCTTCTTTGCAGATAAAATTGAAACCCCTTTGCTGATACTGCATAATGACCATGATGGAGCAGTACCCTGGGAGCAGGGCATAGAGTTTTTTGTGGCCCTACGACGACTGGGTAAACCTGCCTGGATGCTCAACTACAATGATGAGCCCCACTGGCCTTTAAAATACCCGAACCGTAAGGACTTTGCCCGACGGATGCAACAGTTTTTTGACCACTACTTAAAAGATGAACCTATGCCCGAATGGATGGAGAGTGGTCTACCCGCCAAGCTTAAAGGTAGAACCCTGCGTTATGAGCTGAGCGAAGAGTAGGGCTAGACAGCCAATAAGCCTGTGCTGCATAGTTCTATACCAGCCCATTTACTTTTGTTTGTATACAGCAACAAAGGTGGATGGGCTAATTGCTTGACAATGAGTAGATAAAGTGTTAAATTTTATAAGCACCAAAACTACAGGACTATGAGCGCAATCATGAAACTCAACAAATGGGCCAATGCCCATACCAATATTGGTTTTGACATGCTCCGTATCTGTCTGGGAGCCTTTCTCTTTTATAAAGGAGTGGACTTTATGGCGCATACTGAGCTGATTATAGGGGTACTCAATCCCGTAGATACTTTCGGCTGGACCATGATAATTGTGCATTATCTCACTATGGTTCACCTTTTTGGAGGGCTGCTCATTGTCATAGGGCTGCTTACCCGCCCTGCTATATTGCTACAGGTACCCATATTGTTTTCTGCTGTACTGCTTAACTTTGTGGGAGAGATGGTTCCTGAGAATTTTATACAGGCGCTGATTGCTCTGTTGTTATCATTGTTCTTTTTGGTTTATGGGTCAGGTAAGCATTCCGTAGACTATACTCTTAAAATGAGAATGTAAACTGCTGCCCTGGGTAGCAAGTATAGGAGGCTAAGTCATGCAAGGGCTTAGCCTTATTTTTTGTTAAAAGTGTCAAAGCCTATGCTGAGGGTAATGCATCTGATTACTTTACAAAACAGGATGTGTGCCGTAAAGGCAAATAAAAGTTGGAAAAAAGGCCCTGAAAATGGTGATATAGCTCCTTATATGTGCCAGTGAGTCTACAGTTTGCTAAGATCTGTGAAGTGATATTATTTTATACAAAGACTGAATATCCTACTTTGGTATAAAGCAGTGTATGAAAAGCATCGGAAGTAAATGTTCACCAACAGAAGAGTCACTTTTATACCTATGCTAAGCTTATGGGATTAAGCTGATAAGGCTATGGAAGCCTCTCAAGAGATGTAGGATTAGGCTTTGCTTTTACTTTTATATGGATTGGAAAGGGTTTAGCTTGTGTGAGTTCTTCAATGTTCTATATGGTGCAACTCTGGCGAATCCTAATCATTCGCAGCTTTGGAAATTTCTGTTCGCACACTGCGAACAATACAGTCGCATGCTCCGAAATTTCTATTCGCACTCTGCGAATAAGCGCCAACAAACTTAGATCTTGCCGTACTCACGACTAGCAATAGGCGCAACCATTACTTGATTCAGGCATGCTCTAAGCTTGTTACTGCCCTAGGCTAAGCTTGCTTGTGCTCTAATGCTCCAATGGTATAGATAAAATGGTCGTTTGCTTCATTCAAATGCATACGACCATGATGCTGTAAACTATCCAAATGATTATTTAGAACGCGCTGCGCACGAGTCCGCCTTCTGCCCGAATGTTAGAGCCATTAATCGCTGAAGCATTCTGGCTACAGACGAATGCTACCACATTTCCAATCTCTTCAGGATTAATAAAGCGTTGAATCAGGGAGGTAGGGCGGTTCTCCTGAATAAATTTCTTGTTCGCCTCTTCTTGCGTCAAGTCAGGGTACACTTCCCTGACAAACTTCTCTACGCTATCAGTTTTGGTGGGACCGGGCAGTACCGCATTAACAGTTACCTCTGTGCCTTTGGTTAACTCGGCTAAAGCACGACTGATGCCAAGTTGCATAGTTTTGGTGGCGCTATAGTGCGTCATCTCAGGGGCAGGGGTAAGTCCCGATTCGCTGGAAATAAACACAACACGTCCTTGCCTACGCGCCAGCATCTTCTGCAAATAATGGCGGGCCAATCTCACGCCACTCATAATATTGGTCTCAAAGAGTTTTTGCCAGTTTTCGTCTTCTTCTTCAAAGAAGCTTACTGCCTCGTAGATGCCTAAGTTGTTCACTAAAATATCCAGATCCTCTATCTGGGCAATAGTTTTATCGCATCCTGCTTTGGTACCATTGTCAGCTACCAGTGGATGCAGTACTGCCTGGGGAACTACAGATTGTATGCTGGCCATACCTTCGTTGACAGAGGCATCGCTTCTTCCGTTAACATACACTTCGGCACCTTCTTCTGCCAGTACTTGGGCAATGGCTAAGCCTATACCTGAGGATGAGGCAGTTACCAATGCTTTTTTATTTTGCAATCCTAAGTTCATATGCCTGTTTTTTAGTATTGTGGATAATGTATTTGAACCAAACGGATACTTTCATAAAACGTCGGTATGAGCCATACTGTTAAAAAGATATAACCTTATAGGTTCTGATCATATATTTAAAGACAAATGGCAATTCGTTTTTTAGAGCTTGTGCCTGTTTTAACCCAATAATCTGTATTCTTTCAACTTTTGTTTAGAGGTACAAAGATGGGCATAGTAGAAGCTTTCAGAAAGGATGTAAATCACAGAAAATATGTGATCCAGGTCACATTTGCAGACACAATGCTGCCAGTAGGCTTACATATTTTTAGTGTTTGGCAGTATAATAAGTTAAACATGGAGTTAATACACCTTTACTATTCAGGTTTGCCTGATGCTGTGGTTTAACAAGTAGTTTGTTAAACTTTGTACTGCATATTATTTGTTTTTGGTTGTCTGATTCCTTTAATGAGAAGCCAAAGGCATAGGGAAAACTCTGCTAGCACCGCAATAACAAAAACCATTACATCTGTAAAGTGCGCCAGACCGGGCCATAGAAAATAGCTAAAGCTATTGACCAGGTAAGTCACGGATGCTGCCCCAACAAGCCATGCCAGTACTTTAGGAAAATAAGGGGAGTAATACAGCAGGTGGCTAAGGATTAGGCAGCTAAAACCAAAAAAGATACCGCTGATTAGGTAGCCGTATGTATGTGCCTGCAAAAAAAGCATCATAAGGCTATGTATCTGCTCTTCACTGAAGGGAGAAAGATAGACATAATTATTAAGCAATAATATAGGTATAAAATAATTAAGCAGATTCATCCCGATAAGGCTAGCTTGAGCCAGCCGGAAAAAGGCGGCTAGTAAAGCCAGGTCTTTATTTACCTCTCTCAAAAGCACATAAAATAGTAGTGCAACCCCTACATCGCTTACGACCATTATCAGGTCGCTGGCCATACCCAGGCGAAAAAGAAATTCAGATTGCATAATATTGGCTGCGGTAGCACTGGCATTATTGTCTACTATCAATAAACTACGAACAAAGGCTTCACTATAAATACCACAAAGGATAATGGCTAGATAGAGCAGACCTGCAATATGAGCTTTCTGCTTCAGGGCTTTTATAGGGGCTGGTGCGTACATATTTACTTTTAATGTATGGGTGTGTGATTATCAGTCAGTACTTGTAATGTGTTTTATGGGTACTGTTTAGACAAAATAAAGGTATGCTATACAGAGCTGCATTGACTTTGGTTAAGAAAGGCAGGCTACTTTTAAGTGATGATGAAAGTACATAGAAAGAACTTGTTCTTAAACAGGGTATAAGCGGAGTATAATAGAGGTGCATTTGTTAAAGCAAGCTGTACCTCATGAGTTTAGTGCGACACCTCTAATGGGTAAGTAAAGCAGAGGTAAGCTATAAGTCAGGAGAAAATTATAGTATCAACAGTATTTAAAAGACTGAGTTGACTACAAAAGCTTACTTTAGGGAAGGGGGTTTGTGTGTTCATATAGTATTAAAATTAATTACTATATGGTGTGCTTATGCTCAAAAATAACAAATTTATTTTGCGGTATTTTCATAATAAATTTCTGTAAATGAACTTCTATCTAAAAATTAAGCTTATCTTAGCTCAACATTTATAAACAATATTCAATGAAAGAAGGTATAGTAAAATTCTTCAACTACTCAAAAGGGTTTGGGTTCATTAAGCCATCTGATTCAGGTGCAGACATTTTTGTACATGAAAGTGGTCTTGTTGACGAGATAGAAGAGAACGATAAAGTTGAGTACGAGGAAGAAGAAGGAAGAAAAGGTCTCAATGCAGTTAATGTGTCAGTTATTGATTAACATATATATTATTCAATATTGAGCTAAAACATGCTATTACGGCATGTTTTTTTTGTTTTAAGGGGGAGTGTTTCAGTTTTAACTGAGCCTGCAAGTAATAAATACCTGAAAAAATAGTGCTGGCTTATTATCATTATTTCACAACAGGACTTATGATTTCTGCTAATAATTGATGACAAGCTTTTATGTGAACGTATGGAAATAGACCTAAAACTAGCTGTGCTGATTGATGGGGATAATATACCCTCTGCCTATATTAAGGAGATGATGGAGGAGA
This window of the Porifericola rhodea genome carries:
- a CDS encoding S9 family peptidase — encoded protein: MKLMLHTLSFLLFFLLSLPIALQAQKKSLNHEVYDEWESIDAADISNNGQYVLYEINPEQGDGVLHLRNMKKDELSHYARGTKAAFTYNNGFAVFHVQPQYDSLHQAKLDEVKEEKLPKDSLFVLKLNDNQLYTHERVKSYKLPKKAEGWLAFMLEEKVAEGDTLQADSTAAEDGLMASMAKGKDKPEGNELVILKLESMEEQRFAQVGEYLISENGSRIIFSTFKDSTQSAGVFAFDTQSESLSVLDSGKISYQQLALSKDGAKAAFLASEDSLKAEERYFSLYLYDNDIKLVADTLSDGLPQGWMPSEHRMPFFSEQGDKLFFGTAPRPQKYAYEEDSTLLDDERVKVDIWSWQDPLIQPMQKLQAEEEKKRSFLALYKTEDEEVLQLADEEMPEVRFDPEKRLPYALGFSDLPYQQQMSWEYPFRRDVYLLNLEDGSKKLIVSATHGYPSLSPGATYAYWYEAADSSWLAYEISSGKTIELTQGINVNFYNELHDTPSLPGSYGSAGWTDGDEHFLVYDYYDIWKINPQDQSASNLTDGYGRAHELALRYQQLDPEAYFIPANDEILLEAFDRQSKQSGFYQEHTGRKREPQPLLMDDYAFRFVQKAKNDDALLFRKSSFQEFPDLWHTGLNFKNPEQLSHANPQQKDYLWGSVELVSWVSSDGVPLDGMLYKPENFDPDKQYPMIVYFYERNSDNLHRHWAPEAHRSIINFTFYTSRGYLVFVPDIVYKEGYPGESALNAVVSGTLHIADKGFVDRARIGLQGHSWGGYQVAYLVTQTNMFRAAESGAPVVNMTSAYGGIRWGSGMSRMFQYERTQSRIGGTLWEYPIRYIENSPLFFADKIETPLLILHNDHDGAVPWEQGIEFFVALRRLGKPAWMLNYNDEPHWPLKYPNRKDFARRMQQFFDHYLKDEPMPEWMESGLPAKLKGRTLRYELSEE
- a CDS encoding DoxX family protein is translated as MSAIMKLNKWANAHTNIGFDMLRICLGAFLFYKGVDFMAHTELIIGVLNPVDTFGWTMIIVHYLTMVHLFGGLLIVIGLLTRPAILLQVPILFSAVLLNFVGEMVPENFIQALIALLLSLFFLVYGSGKHSVDYTLKMRM
- a CDS encoding SDR family NAD(P)-dependent oxidoreductase; amino-acid sequence: MNLGLQNKKALVTASSSGIGLAIAQVLAEEGAEVYVNGRSDASVNEGMASIQSVVPQAVLHPLVADNGTKAGCDKTIAQIEDLDILVNNLGIYEAVSFFEEEDENWQKLFETNIMSGVRLARHYLQKMLARRQGRVVFISSESGLTPAPEMTHYSATKTMQLGISRALAELTKGTEVTVNAVLPGPTKTDSVEKFVREVYPDLTQEEANKKFIQENRPTSLIQRFINPEEIGNVVAFVCSQNASAINGSNIRAEGGLVRSAF
- a CDS encoding DUF4386 domain-containing protein, with the translated sequence MYAPAPIKALKQKAHIAGLLYLAIILCGIYSEAFVRSLLIVDNNASATAANIMQSEFLFRLGMASDLIMVVSDVGVALLFYVLLREVNKDLALLAAFFRLAQASLIGMNLLNYFIPILLLNNYVYLSPFSEEQIHSLMMLFLQAHTYGYLISGIFFGFSCLILSHLLYYSPYFPKVLAWLVGAASVTYLVNSFSYFLWPGLAHFTDVMVFVIAVLAEFSLCLWLLIKGIRQPKTNNMQYKV
- a CDS encoding cold-shock protein yields the protein MKEGIVKFFNYSKGFGFIKPSDSGADIFVHESGLVDEIEENDKVEYEEEEGRKGLNAVNVSVID